Proteins encoded within one genomic window of Balaenoptera ricei isolate mBalRic1 chromosome 10, mBalRic1.hap2, whole genome shotgun sequence:
- the CBX5 gene encoding chromobox protein homolog 5, translating to MGKKTKRTADSSSSEDEEEYVVEKVLDRRVVKGQVEYLLKWKGFSEEHNTWEPEKNLDCPELISEFMKKYKKMKEGENNKPREKSEGNKRKSNFSNSADDIKSKKKREQSNDIARGFERGLEPEKIIGATDSCGDLMFLMKWKDTDEADLVLAKEANVKCPQIVIAFYEERLTWHAYPEDAENKEKETAKS from the exons ATGGGAAAGAAAACCAAGCGGACAGCTGACAGTTCTTCTTCAGAGGATGAGGAGGAGTACGTCGTGGAGAAGGTGCTAGACAGGCGTGTGGTTAAGGGGCAAGTGGAATATCTACTGAAGTGGAAAGGCTTTTCCGA GGAGCACAATACTTGGGAACCTGAGAAAAACTTGGATTGCCCTGAACTAATTTCTGAGTTTATGAAAAAGTATAAGAAGATGAAGGAGGGTGAAAATAACAAACCCAGGGAGAAGTCAGAAGGTAACAAGAGGAAATCCAATTTCTCAAACAGTGCTGATGatatcaaatccaaaaaaaagagagag CAGAGCAATGATATCGCTCGGGGCTTTGAGAGAGGATTGGAACCAGAAAAGATCATTGGGGCAACAGATTCCTGTGGCGATTTAATGTTCCTAATGAAATG GAAAGACACAGATGAAGCAGACCTGGTTCTTGCAAAAGAAGCTAATGTTAAATGTCCACAAATTGTGATAGCATTTTATGAAGAGAGACTGACGTGGCATGCATATCCTGAGGATgcggaaaacaaagagaaagaaacagcaaagaGCTAA